In Hemibagrus wyckioides isolate EC202008001 linkage group LG12, SWU_Hwy_1.0, whole genome shotgun sequence, the genomic stretch TGATGTCTCCTTTATACCCAAAAGCATAATCTACAAAAAACAtcaattgttttaaaaaatctgctGCAGCAGCTTCAAAATGCAGTAGCCTATGTacataatatacactgatcaggcataatattatgaccaccttgctaatattgtgttggtccccctttttctgccaaaacagctctgacccatcaaggcatgtactccactagatctctgaaggtgtgctgtggtatctggcaccaagatgttagcagcagatcctttaaggatacttacaggacttaatggATCCTTTTGAtggatattgaccactgcagactgggaacacctcacaagagccagtggtctagccattgGAGGACAAACTGTTGACTTGCtgctctaatatatcccacccactaacaggttcacttcacctctcactggtcataatgttatggctgatcggtgtatatcttTAAAATTCAGCACTATAGTCACCACATTTATATTTCACTTTGTGTGCAGCAGACATTCTCAGAACTTCATGAACCCCCTCAGTACAGACTTATTCGTAACACTTTACAATACTGTTCTATATTCCACAGGTAAATTAGTAGGAATGAGCAAATTAGTAAATGAGAAGGAATTCACTATTAACTATGCAGTAATTACGATTAAGGATGTCATGAGATCAGTAATTAGCCAATTCAGTATAACTGCTGATTCTGTAATTATCAATGAATTACCGTGTGTAATAATGTTCCAGATGATCTTTAACTACTGAAGAACAACACACTACTACTTCAGTTATCAGTAATGATATAAAACTCATAACTAATGACTGAGGGGTTACCGTGTTGTTCTTCAGTAATTAATGATCTGGaactaattaattcattcattactaATTCATCAATAATTACTGAGCCATTAAAGCTTGTGACATCAAAGTAAATTACCTTTAAAATTAGTCAGTTAATGGAGAATCTTTGTTACTCATTGCTACATTACAGCCTTATACTTTTGTAAGTTATAGTTGTCTATAGGGCTGTCATTTTTTAACCGATATTTGAACATACGTTCCAACATGATGTGAAAATGTCATATTCATATTAATATTCAAACTATAATTTGGCCCTAACGATATTAACGTGCAACCTAAGTGCATTAGACAGCTTTTCATTTGTTGTTTAGGATCCAATCCAGTGGGGGACACCCTAAAGGTTTTGAATGTCCTCTTGACCGATCAGTAAATTAAGCTAATGATATGAAAATGGAAGCTAACAGCAAGCAGGGGAACTGAGGCAGTGAGCAGATAACTGAGACCCAAAATCACCCCGTGTGGAAGTATTTTGTGTTCTAAAGCATGGATTGCAAAGTTACAGGCAAGGATAAGGCTGTTTGTTGACTTTGTAAAAATCAGTTGACCTAGACCTCCGCAATTACATCAATCTTCGGGCTCACCTATTGACTTACCACTTCAACGAGGCAGCCGAAAGTCAGACAGAGGCCCTGTGCTCCTCTGATGACCTTTATAATACATTAGATGTGGAACAGATTGAGGTATATTACACAGGGTAGGGTTTAGCTGTTGAGAATTAATGTCAATGTGTTCAGTACCACAGCCATTAGGTCTGCAAGTAGTTCAATGCCTAGTTAATAGTGAACTCTGACTAACTTACTAATTAACTAGCAGTTTCTTAGTAGTGAATAAGGTTAAGATATGTGTCAATGAGAAAATATTCCTTCATTCCTGGTAAGTTCCTGCATAGTTACCTATGACAAGTAGAACAGTATTATAAACTCTGTGCAGGATCTGTGCGTTAATCATTAAACCTTTTATCCTTGGGTAATTTAGAtgtcatgtattttttaaagatattccACGCTTTTCTGTTAAAACGTCCCTCTTGCAGCCCCAGTAAAGGAAGAAGAGCCGGAAGATTGCTGTGAAACTCTTTCTGTTAGCTGCGGAGATAAAGAAGGCACACTGTATGTGGACAAGCTTGCCAGAGGTAGACCTTCATCATTTACTTCTCATCACTCATGAACCTAATAGGTAGAAATGGCCTCACTTGTTCTGTAATATCTCCATGaccaaacatttttattatgttattattccTGATTAGATATTAACATTAGATAAAAGAAAACatataaatgtcatttaaaaaaaaaaaattccaaatttCCTCCTTGTTAAATGATGATTGCCCTgacaaatattttatgtttttgaacATTCCTTGCACATTTGTCTATTTTTCCGTCTAGCATATCAGTCTATTCTTGCACATATGGCTACCGCAGTATTTTTGTATTCGTTTTTTTACTGTACAGATTCTCACACCATGTATCACATCACCActgcatgtgatttttttttttagtaccgAACTGCTACGACAACTGAACGTCCCTCCAGGGATTAGTACAATTATTCTACTGCATTCTAAATTTCAAAACTGCGAAAGCGGAACTAAGGAAACGTTGCCATTAAGAAGTGCATAGATTTAAGCCATCATTATAGTCATCAGTACTATAGCATGTGGTTATGAGTTTAAGATGCAGCATGCGAGCCCAtgtggtgtgtagatgtgtttagaaagagaaaaggaggacaaGTACAAATGATTTCATTTCCTTAAAGAAATAAAGCTGTGTTTGCTCTTATACTGCATTTAAACTGGGATCTGAATCAAGTTTTGTTCCTACAGGGGAAGAGTGCGTTTTGTCAGAGGACCAGTGGTTCACCCCACATGAGTTTGAGAGATTTTCAGGAAAGGGAAATAGCAAGAACTGGAAACACAGCATCCGCTACCGAAACACCCCACTGCAGAACCTTCTAAACGTAAAGCTATATTTTTCACTACTAATTAAGTGTTTTTGGACCTGTGTTCATACTGCACAGGCTTACACAAATTTATTGCTATGTTAAAAATTCATgttactttttcttttattttttggaaggagGGTCATTTGCAGTGTCCACGCACTTACAGGCGCTATGATCAGAAGGTACTGTGTCTGCTGTTTACTCTTTTTCCACTTGTATCATGCTTTTAAATATTTGCCATGCATTTTTCAGTAAAAACAATCTTTGCTCTTCTTTACTACAGAAAACAAGACTTGCTTCTAGCTGTGTGGCGGAAAGCTCCAGCCCTCGTTAGTATGCACAGGCCTTTATTTACTTAGTTGCATAGGCTAAAATAAATTGTGccgtttatttttgtgtttttctgcttgtgtgttgCTTTACTCCGGTCTTTTGGAGTCAGTGTCCAATGTAAAGCTTGAAGAAGAGGACataaaacaagaagaagaagaagaagaagaagaagaggaagatgacaGCGAGCCAGCGGATTTGTCAAAATTCCAGGTTTTCGCTTTACCAGTCTGCTGTGGATCTGCCAGTGGGACTTTATATAAAAGCAGATTTGCAGGTAATCATTCGCAGGTAATAGAAATATGAACAGAGATATGTAAAAGCACACAGTGAGACTGCACCGGGTCGATATGACAAAATATGGACAATCAAAACACAATAAGAAtacatagtgtgtgtttgtgctgcagGGCCAAGCAGTAAGAGCATCCGAACAGAGGAGCACTGGTTCAGTCCTGAGGAGTTCGTAAAGCAGGAGATAACTCTGACAGAAGGACATTGGAAGAAAGATATACTGTGTCACGGCAAAACCCTCAACTACCTGGTGAAGGTACGACAATGATATTTACAGATGCTTGAGCATATTACTGTATCGCTCCTACAAGTTACTATACATTTATTCAACTAAATATTCACGCTCTGTTAATAAGCGCAGAGTAACTCGACAGATTAGGTACAAAGAAACCTTTAATAGGGAAATGTATTAAATCTTCCCGTATATGTTCTGCTTGCAGAAAAAAATCCTGTATATCCATTCActgctgtgttactgtgtt encodes the following:
- the LOC131362459 gene encoding sp110 nuclear body protein-like, yielding MDRDRFDLLLELVPQDVLTLFFHRKKTAISSQVDEPFTFLNQLQDHDLITEDLCQEVTNARSKDGKQKGVHTILNYVEKQGVQSIKTFWRCVFEAHMLQKCPFLCSLMTSLLEDFVKVHGEPDTKKVTGSERKKGRNKRKRCTDESEGEEPHTSSVSGSTRKRAKRIRKPRISPVKEEEPEDCCETLSVSCGDKEGTLYVDKLARGEECVLSEDQWFTPHEFERFSGKGNSKNWKHSIRYRNTPLQNLLNEGHLQCPRTYRRYDQKKTRLASSCVAESSSPLSNVKLEEEDIKQEEEEEEEEEEDDSEPADLSKFQVFALPVCCGSASGTLYKSRFAGPSSKSIRTEEHWFSPEEFVKQEITLTEGHWKKDILCHGKTLNYLVKKKILYIHSLLCYCVVLKTRIMSLARWEPD